The Apium graveolens cultivar Ventura chromosome 6, ASM990537v1, whole genome shotgun sequence genome contains a region encoding:
- the LOC141667029 gene encoding calcineurin B-like protein 1, with protein MGCFMSAPKKPSRGHENPVALASQTAFTVSEVEALYELYKSISSSVIDDGLINKEEFQLAIFKNKKRDNLFANRIFDLFDVKRKGVIDFGDFVRSLNVFHPNASREDKINFTFILYDMDGTGYIERHEVKQMVIAILLESETMLADEAIEKILDQTFLEVDVNRDGKIDKEEWLNYVTKNPSLLDIMTLPYLREITMTFPSFVFNSEVDEISK; from the exons ATGGGCTGCTTTATGTCGGCACCTAAAAAACCTTCTCGGGGGCACGAGAACCCGGTAGCACTCGCATCCCAAACAGCTT TTACTGTGAGTGAAGTCGAAGCACTATATGAGCTATATAAGAGCATCAGTAGTTCTGTAATTGATGATGGCCTAATAAACAAG GAGGAGTTTCAGTTGGCtatattcaagaacaagaaaagaGACAATCTTTTTGCTAATAGG ATATTTGACCTTTTTGATGTTAAAAGGAAGGGGGTTATTGATTTTGGCGACTTTGTTAGATCACTCAATGTCTTCCATCCGAATGCCTCAAGGGAAGACAAGATTAATT TTACATTTATCCTCTATGATATGGACGGCACAGGGTATATTGAGCGGCATGAG GTTAAGCAAATGGTGATTGCTATATTATTAGAGTCTGAAACAATGTTGGCTGATGAGGCCATTGAGAAAATACTGGATCAG ACATTTCTAGAAGTTGATGTAAATCGGGATGGGAAAATCGACAAAGAAGAATGGCTCAATTATGtaacaaaaaatccttcattGCTTGACATAATGACCCTTCCTTATCTAAG GGAAATTACCATGACTTTTCCCAGTTTTGTCTTCAATTCAGAGGTTGATGAGATTTCTAAATAA